One window of the Anaeromyxobacter dehalogenans 2CP-C genome contains the following:
- a CDS encoding zinc-dependent alcohol dehydrogenase family protein codes for MRAIVLSRFGGPEVLELREVPDPSPGPGELLVRVIASGTNPVDAKLRHDGRWAGLAPPVVIGYDASGVVEAVGPGVKGFAPGDEVFYTPEIFGNALGSYAERNAVAAAIVAHKPARLTHVQAAAIPLAGGTAYEAVVRRLQVRPGETLLVQGGAGGVGSFAVQLGRACGARVIATAGNANQATLRALGADVCLDYERDDLAGAVREETGGAGVDAVFSTVGGAPLLAALPLTRPFGRLATILEASGDLTPLYVRNLTLHGVFLAREGARLRELARLVEQGKLEPLVDAVLPLDQVAEAHRRLDSGHGRGKIVLEVVR; via the coding sequence GCTTCGGCGGCCCCGAGGTCCTCGAGCTCCGCGAGGTCCCCGACCCCTCCCCTGGCCCCGGCGAGCTGCTCGTGCGGGTGATCGCCTCCGGCACGAACCCGGTGGACGCGAAGCTCCGGCACGACGGGCGCTGGGCCGGGCTCGCGCCGCCGGTGGTCATCGGCTACGACGCGTCCGGCGTGGTGGAGGCGGTCGGCCCCGGGGTGAAGGGCTTCGCGCCGGGCGACGAGGTGTTCTACACGCCGGAGATCTTCGGCAACGCGCTCGGCAGCTACGCGGAGCGCAACGCCGTCGCCGCGGCCATCGTGGCGCACAAGCCGGCGCGGCTCACCCACGTGCAGGCCGCCGCCATCCCGCTCGCCGGCGGCACCGCGTACGAGGCGGTCGTGCGCCGGCTGCAGGTGCGCCCCGGCGAGACGCTGCTCGTCCAGGGCGGCGCGGGCGGCGTCGGCTCGTTCGCGGTCCAGCTCGGCAGGGCGTGCGGCGCGCGCGTCATCGCCACCGCCGGCAACGCGAACCAGGCCACGCTGCGCGCGCTCGGGGCGGACGTGTGCCTCGACTACGAACGCGACGACCTCGCCGGCGCGGTCCGCGAGGAGACCGGCGGCGCGGGGGTGGACGCCGTCTTCTCGACCGTCGGCGGCGCACCGCTCCTCGCGGCGCTCCCGCTCACCCGGCCCTTCGGCCGGCTGGCGACGATCCTCGAGGCGTCGGGCGACCTCACCCCGCTCTACGTCCGCAACCTCACGCTGCACGGCGTGTTCCTGGCGCGCGAGGGCGCGCGGCTGCGCGAGCTGGCCCGGCTCGTCGAGCAGGGCAAGCTCGAGCCGCTGGTGGACGCGGTGCTCCCGCTCGACCAGGTGGCCGAGGCGCACCGGCGGCTCGACAGCGGCCACGGGCGCGGGAAGATCGTGCTCGAGGTCGTGCGCTGA
- a CDS encoding VOC family protein: MDLLVNVDVDDLPRAMAFYTQALGLRVGRRFGGAAAELLGASSPIYLLENPAGSEPYPGAAAPRDYGRHWTPVHLDVAVPALEPALARAEAAGARREGEIVERPWGRMARLADPFGHGICLLEFRGRGYDEIADPA; the protein is encoded by the coding sequence ATCGACCTGCTCGTGAACGTGGACGTGGACGACCTGCCGCGCGCGATGGCGTTCTACACGCAGGCGCTCGGGCTGCGGGTCGGGCGCAGGTTCGGCGGCGCGGCGGCGGAGCTGCTCGGGGCCTCGTCGCCCATCTACCTCCTGGAGAACCCGGCCGGCAGCGAGCCATATCCGGGGGCGGCGGCGCCGCGCGACTACGGGCGGCACTGGACCCCGGTGCACCTCGACGTCGCCGTCCCGGCGCTCGAGCCGGCGCTGGCGCGGGCCGAGGCGGCCGGCGCGCGGCGCGAGGGCGAGATCGTGGAGCGCCCGTGGGGCCGGATGGCGCGGCTCGCCGATCCGTTCGGCCACGGCATCTGCCTGCTCGAGTTCCGCGGCCGCGGCTACGACGAGATCGCCGACCCGGCCTGA
- a CDS encoding aromatic amino acid hydroxylase codes for MGPTERAIAELPPHLRRFVVAQDHAAYTPRDHAVWRHVLRRLTAHLATRAHPRYLAGLAATGIEVERIPSLDEMNRKLARVGWSAVAVRGFIPPAVFTELQSRRVLAIAADIRTHEHIEYTPAPDIIHESAGHAPFIADPTYAEYLRRAGEVGFRAIASAEDQAVFEAIRNLSVVKEDPEASEEEVALSEARLRAASASVRYASESTRASRLYWWTAEYGLVGTLDDPRIYGAGLLSSIGEAVHCLTPAVRKLPLDPGCADVAYDITRMQPQLFVARDFDQLFEVLDAFDAGLSWRRGGDRGLEEARRARTVNHLALSGGRELTGKVAERIPAATEIAPGLSTALVRLDGPVLVSRDGRAEGKPWPGEVVVAFGDAAVPERGPFDLALPGGLALRGFAVGGGEVVDLRATRDGRPLELPTWALLFVSRDLRSVAGGPADPGAWDRWFGEHGTFTAGEGEARARARKAKALPPALAALYDEVRRLRETGRATRERLLAIREAAAAFPGDWLLRAEVDELLAPGAEAGAHP; via the coding sequence ATGGGTCCCACCGAGCGCGCCATCGCCGAGCTGCCGCCGCACCTCCGCCGCTTCGTGGTCGCGCAGGATCACGCCGCGTACACGCCGCGCGACCACGCGGTCTGGCGCCACGTCCTCCGGCGGCTCACCGCCCACCTGGCCACCCGCGCCCACCCCCGCTACCTGGCCGGCCTGGCCGCCACCGGTATCGAGGTGGAGCGCATCCCGAGCCTCGACGAGATGAACCGGAAGCTGGCGCGGGTGGGGTGGTCGGCGGTGGCGGTGCGCGGGTTCATCCCGCCCGCGGTGTTCACCGAGCTCCAGAGCCGGCGCGTGCTGGCCATCGCCGCCGACATCCGCACCCACGAGCACATCGAGTACACGCCCGCGCCCGACATCATCCACGAGAGCGCCGGCCACGCGCCGTTCATCGCCGACCCGACCTACGCCGAGTACCTGCGGCGGGCCGGCGAGGTGGGGTTCCGCGCCATCGCGTCCGCCGAGGACCAGGCGGTGTTCGAGGCCATCCGCAACCTCTCCGTGGTGAAGGAGGACCCGGAGGCGAGCGAGGAGGAGGTGGCGCTCTCCGAGGCGCGGCTCCGGGCCGCGTCGGCGAGCGTGCGCTACGCCTCGGAGTCCACGCGCGCGAGCCGGCTCTACTGGTGGACCGCGGAGTACGGCCTGGTGGGCACGCTCGACGATCCGAGGATCTACGGCGCGGGCCTGCTCTCCTCGATCGGCGAGGCCGTGCACTGCCTCACGCCCGCGGTGCGCAAGCTGCCGCTCGACCCGGGCTGCGCCGACGTCGCCTACGACATCACCCGCATGCAGCCGCAGCTGTTCGTGGCCCGCGACTTCGACCAGCTCTTCGAGGTGCTGGACGCGTTCGACGCCGGGCTCTCCTGGCGGCGCGGCGGCGACCGCGGCCTGGAGGAGGCGCGCCGCGCACGGACCGTGAACCACCTGGCGCTCTCCGGCGGCCGCGAGCTGACCGGCAAGGTCGCGGAGCGCATCCCGGCGGCGACCGAGATCGCGCCGGGCCTCTCGACCGCGCTGGTCCGGCTGGACGGGCCGGTGCTCGTCTCGCGCGACGGGCGCGCGGAGGGGAAGCCGTGGCCGGGCGAGGTGGTGGTGGCGTTCGGCGACGCGGCGGTGCCAGAGCGCGGGCCGTTCGACCTGGCGCTGCCCGGCGGGCTCGCGCTGCGCGGGTTCGCGGTGGGCGGCGGGGAGGTGGTGGACCTGCGCGCCACGCGCGACGGGCGCCCGCTCGAGCTGCCGACCTGGGCGCTCCTGTTCGTCTCGCGCGACCTGCGCTCGGTGGCGGGCGGCCCCGCCGACCCCGGCGCCTGGGACCGGTGGTTCGGCGAGCACGGCACGTTCACGGCCGGCGAGGGCGAGGCGCGGGCGCGCGCGCGGAAGGCGAAGGCGCTCCCGCCGGCGCTCGCGGCGCTGTACGACGAGGTCCGGCGCCTGCGCGAGACCGGGCGCGCCACGCGCGAGCGGCTGCTCGCGATCCGCGAGGCGGCCGCGGCGTTCCCGGGGGACTGGCTGCTGCGCGCCGAGGTGGACGAGCTGCTCGCGCCGGGCGCCGAGGCAGGCGCGCACCCCTAG
- a CDS encoding ATP-binding cassette domain-containing protein: MPSVRLERLSFSHADAAPILDAVDLVFPAGWTALVGENGAGKTTLLELVAGLRRPDAGRVRLEPERARVVLCRQAVDAPGPDVPALAARDDGEARRLRAALALDPEALARWTTLSPGERKRWQVGAALAADPDVLLLDEPTNHADAEARALLAGALRRFRGAGVLVSHDRALLEALAARTVRLGRGAARAWALPYGAARAAWEGEARAAWDARAAAQEEGRRVERALADARRARDAADRARSGRKRDPKDSDGRTLGAKTRRAWAEDRLGADVRRLRAAAERAREDVPGAPPLAELGGSVFLGYERAPRPVLLALDADEVRAGETPLLRDVHLRLGREDRVWLSGPNGAGKSTLLRALLAGAALPPDRLLHLPQELPEGEGVRLLRELAALEPAVRGRVLALVAALGTDPARLLASAAPSPGEARKLFLALGMGRHAWALVLDEPTNHLDLPTVERLEAALAAYPGALLLVTHDEALAARCTASRWRIASGRVDAA, encoded by the coding sequence ATGCCTTCCGTCCGCCTCGAGCGGCTGTCGTTCTCGCACGCCGACGCCGCGCCGATCCTCGACGCCGTCGATCTCGTCTTCCCCGCCGGCTGGACCGCGCTCGTCGGCGAGAACGGCGCCGGCAAGACCACGCTCCTCGAGCTCGTCGCCGGGCTGCGCCGGCCCGACGCGGGCCGGGTCCGGCTCGAGCCGGAGCGGGCCCGGGTGGTGCTGTGCCGGCAGGCGGTGGACGCGCCCGGGCCGGACGTGCCGGCGCTCGCCGCCCGCGACGACGGCGAGGCGCGCCGGCTGCGCGCCGCGCTCGCGCTGGACCCGGAGGCGCTCGCGCGCTGGACGACGCTGTCGCCGGGCGAGCGCAAGCGCTGGCAGGTGGGCGCGGCGCTCGCGGCCGACCCGGACGTCCTGCTCCTCGACGAGCCGACCAACCACGCCGACGCGGAGGCGCGGGCGCTGCTCGCCGGCGCGCTCCGGCGGTTCCGCGGCGCGGGCGTGCTCGTCTCGCACGATCGCGCGCTGCTGGAGGCGCTGGCGGCGCGCACCGTCCGGCTCGGGCGCGGCGCGGCGCGCGCCTGGGCGCTGCCCTACGGCGCGGCGCGGGCGGCCTGGGAGGGCGAGGCGCGCGCGGCCTGGGACGCGCGGGCGGCCGCGCAGGAGGAGGGGCGCCGGGTGGAGCGGGCGCTCGCCGACGCGCGGCGGGCGCGCGACGCGGCGGACCGCGCGCGCAGCGGCCGCAAGCGCGACCCGAAGGACAGCGACGGCCGCACGCTGGGGGCGAAGACGCGGCGCGCCTGGGCCGAGGATCGGCTCGGCGCGGACGTGCGGCGGCTCAGGGCCGCGGCGGAGCGCGCGCGGGAGGACGTGCCCGGCGCGCCGCCGCTCGCGGAGCTGGGCGGGTCGGTGTTCCTGGGCTACGAGCGGGCGCCGCGGCCGGTGCTCCTCGCGCTCGACGCGGACGAGGTCCGCGCCGGCGAGACGCCGCTGCTCCGCGACGTGCACCTGCGCCTCGGGCGCGAGGACCGCGTCTGGCTCTCCGGGCCGAACGGCGCCGGGAAGTCCACGCTGCTCCGGGCGCTGCTCGCCGGCGCGGCGCTGCCGCCGGACCGCCTCCTGCACCTCCCGCAGGAGCTGCCGGAGGGCGAGGGCGTCCGGCTGCTGCGCGAGCTGGCCGCGCTGGAGCCCGCGGTGCGCGGCCGGGTCCTCGCGCTCGTCGCCGCGCTCGGCACCGACCCGGCGCGCCTGCTCGCCTCCGCGGCCCCGTCGCCGGGCGAGGCCCGGAAGCTGTTCCTGGCCCTGGGCATGGGGCGGCACGCCTGGGCGCTCGTGCTGGACGAGCCCACCAACCACCTCGACCTCCCAACGGTGGAGCGGCTCGAGGCGGCGCTGGCGGCCTACCCGGGCGCGCTCCTGCTGGTCACGCACGACGAGGCGCTCGCCGCGCGCTGCACCGCGTCGCGCTGGCGCATCGCGTCGGGGAGGGTGGACGCCGCGTGA
- a CDS encoding response regulator, translating to MTGPGVLVVDDNDALRENLAECLEDEGYAVDLAASGAEALVRLERAPLPAVVLLDLMMPGMDGGALAAAIRADRRWDGIRLVITTGHSASRVRDLPVDAVLMKPFGVDDLLAVLKRVGA from the coding sequence ATGACCGGACCCGGCGTACTCGTGGTGGACGACAACGATGCGCTCCGCGAGAACCTCGCGGAGTGCCTCGAGGACGAAGGCTACGCCGTGGACCTGGCGGCGAGCGGCGCCGAGGCGCTCGTGCGGCTCGAGCGCGCGCCCCTGCCCGCCGTCGTGCTCCTCGACCTGATGATGCCGGGCATGGACGGCGGCGCCCTGGCGGCGGCCATCCGGGCGGATCGGCGCTGGGACGGCATCCGCCTCGTGATCACCACCGGCCATTCGGCGTCCCGGGTGCGCGACCTCCCGGTGGACGCGGTCCTGATGAAGCCCTTCGGGGTGGACGACCTGCTCGCCGTGCTGAAGCGCGTCGGGGCGTGA
- a CDS encoding ATP-binding protein, producing the protein MREVALPALLVTAYVGALFAIAAWAERRESRGRSVASNRLVYSLALGVYATTWTFYGSVGFAARRGLLFLTVYLGPTLCAAVWWWVVRKLVRLKDRYQVTSLPDVLALRYERSQGVALTATGLLVVGLVPYIALQLKTMIATLGMVAGGGPSLAYPDAGKRLGLPLLAFLLGFTIVFGLRRARPSERHPGLVVALAVESVVKLAAFLAVGAWFVWGFRDGLADVFAGAPRGEPAPALLGEAGLGTWLAHLLVSGMAALLLPRQFHVAVVENASEDHVRTAMWLFPAYLLLINVFVLPLALGALAVGPRPADADLFVLSLPLDTGHPALGWLVFLGGFSAGTGMVIVETTALATMLSNHVAIPAAEAFAPLRWLRRHVLHARWAAALIVLALAFGYERAFGQRFGLASTGLVSFTAVLQLAPALLGGLFWRGASKAGALAGIVAGFAVWAYTLVVPVLARSGWLPESLLVQGPLGIEALVPEGLFDVHADPVTHAVVWTLLVNGLAFVVASLLFPPGVEESARADRVVGALAAGPAGAAAVDAPTLATVSAKRRAAVQLLATYVPAAEAEAMAAACLERCGARPDQGLTALQVAELQAQVEVALAAAIGAAAAHAAVRRAELVTPEEARAISTAYADILTALHVSPHELRRRVDYHRARERLLARDAENQRFLAGVSALLAGSLDAEAIARTAVRLPVPHLADAVLLVLRQEGGPRVQLAHADPRREEAGRAALASPALTLDRAASITRALETGRPVVSRPAAQAGWPEPLRAALPGEVELTLPLAGVGEPLGTLSLFCDREDRLATPEALALAEELARRLAIALDNARLYGEAERAVRARDEFLAIASHELKGPLGPLQLRIAMLERLIARGELRAMPQEKLVQIFGGARGQVHRLATLVDDLLDVTRLSTKRFRLDVAPMDLAAAVREAVEQHAADAAAAGVTLRVDAPRSVLGAWDRRRIDQVLENLVGNALKYAPGAPVEVRVEADAASARIRVHDEGPGIPPADQERVFHAFERACPHRGVGGLGVGLYVVREIVRAHGGSVSVESEPGQGTTFTVTLPRGAPATA; encoded by the coding sequence ATGCGTGAGGTCGCCCTCCCCGCGCTGCTCGTGACCGCGTACGTCGGCGCGCTGTTCGCGATCGCGGCGTGGGCGGAGCGCCGCGAGTCGCGCGGGCGGTCGGTCGCCTCCAACCGCCTGGTGTACTCGCTCGCGCTCGGCGTCTACGCCACCACGTGGACGTTCTACGGCAGCGTGGGCTTCGCCGCGCGGCGGGGGCTGCTGTTCCTGACCGTCTACCTGGGCCCGACGCTCTGCGCGGCGGTGTGGTGGTGGGTGGTGCGCAAGCTGGTCCGGCTCAAGGACCGCTACCAGGTCACGAGCCTCCCCGACGTGCTGGCGCTCCGCTACGAGCGGTCGCAGGGCGTGGCGCTGACGGCGACGGGGCTGCTCGTGGTCGGGCTGGTGCCGTACATCGCGCTCCAGCTGAAGACCATGATCGCCACGCTCGGCATGGTCGCCGGAGGTGGCCCGTCGCTCGCCTATCCGGACGCGGGGAAGCGGCTCGGGCTGCCGCTGCTCGCGTTCCTGCTCGGCTTCACGATCGTGTTCGGCCTGCGCCGGGCGCGGCCCTCCGAGCGGCACCCCGGCCTGGTGGTGGCGCTGGCGGTGGAGAGCGTGGTGAAGCTCGCGGCGTTCCTGGCGGTCGGCGCCTGGTTCGTGTGGGGGTTCCGCGACGGCCTGGCGGACGTGTTCGCCGGCGCGCCGCGAGGCGAGCCGGCGCCTGCGCTCCTGGGCGAGGCCGGCCTCGGGACCTGGCTCGCGCACCTGCTCGTCTCCGGGATGGCCGCGCTGCTGCTCCCGCGCCAGTTCCACGTGGCGGTGGTCGAGAACGCGAGCGAGGATCACGTCCGCACGGCGATGTGGCTGTTCCCGGCGTACCTGCTCCTCATCAACGTCTTCGTGCTGCCGCTCGCGCTGGGGGCGCTCGCCGTCGGCCCGCGGCCCGCCGACGCGGACCTGTTCGTGCTCTCGCTGCCGCTCGACACCGGCCACCCGGCGCTGGGCTGGCTCGTGTTCCTGGGCGGCTTCTCCGCCGGCACCGGCATGGTGATCGTGGAGACCACCGCGCTCGCCACCATGCTCTCGAACCACGTGGCCATCCCGGCCGCCGAGGCGTTCGCGCCGCTGCGCTGGCTGCGGCGGCACGTGCTCCACGCGCGCTGGGCGGCCGCGCTGATCGTCCTGGCGCTCGCGTTCGGCTACGAGCGGGCGTTCGGGCAGCGCTTCGGCCTCGCCTCCACCGGCCTGGTCTCGTTCACCGCCGTGCTGCAGCTCGCGCCCGCGCTGCTGGGCGGCCTGTTCTGGCGCGGGGCCAGCAAGGCCGGCGCGCTCGCCGGGATCGTCGCCGGCTTCGCGGTGTGGGCCTACACGCTGGTGGTGCCCGTGCTGGCGCGGAGCGGCTGGCTCCCCGAGTCGCTGCTGGTGCAGGGGCCGCTCGGCATCGAGGCCCTCGTCCCCGAGGGCCTGTTCGACGTCCACGCCGATCCCGTCACGCACGCCGTGGTGTGGACGCTCCTCGTGAACGGGCTCGCCTTCGTCGTGGCGTCCCTGCTCTTCCCGCCCGGCGTGGAGGAGTCGGCGCGGGCGGACCGGGTCGTGGGCGCGCTCGCCGCCGGCCCCGCGGGCGCCGCGGCGGTGGACGCCCCGACGCTCGCGACCGTTTCGGCGAAGCGGCGCGCGGCCGTGCAGCTCCTCGCCACCTACGTGCCCGCGGCCGAGGCGGAGGCCATGGCCGCCGCGTGCCTGGAGCGCTGCGGCGCGCGGCCGGACCAGGGCCTGACGGCGCTCCAGGTCGCGGAGCTGCAGGCGCAGGTGGAGGTGGCGCTCGCGGCCGCCATCGGCGCGGCGGCCGCGCACGCCGCGGTGCGCCGCGCAGAGCTGGTGACGCCCGAGGAGGCGCGCGCGATCTCCACCGCGTACGCCGACATCCTCACCGCGCTCCACGTGTCGCCCCACGAGCTGCGCCGTCGGGTGGACTACCACCGCGCCCGCGAGCGCCTGCTCGCGCGCGACGCCGAGAACCAGCGGTTCCTCGCCGGGGTCAGCGCGCTGCTCGCCGGATCGCTCGACGCCGAGGCGATCGCGCGCACCGCCGTCCGCCTCCCCGTGCCCCACCTCGCCGACGCGGTGCTGCTCGTGCTGCGGCAGGAGGGCGGCCCGCGCGTCCAGCTCGCCCACGCCGATCCGCGGCGCGAGGAGGCGGGCCGCGCCGCGCTGGCGAGCCCGGCCCTGACGCTCGACCGCGCCGCGTCGATCACCCGCGCGCTCGAGACCGGCCGGCCCGTGGTGAGCCGCCCCGCGGCGCAGGCGGGCTGGCCCGAGCCGCTGCGCGCCGCGCTGCCCGGCGAGGTCGAGCTGACGCTACCGCTCGCCGGGGTGGGCGAGCCGCTCGGAACGCTGTCGCTGTTCTGCGATCGCGAGGATCGCCTCGCCACGCCGGAGGCGCTGGCGCTCGCCGAGGAGCTCGCGCGGCGCCTCGCGATCGCGCTCGACAACGCCCGGCTCTACGGCGAGGCCGAGCGGGCCGTGCGCGCGCGCGACGAGTTCCTCGCCATCGCGTCGCACGAGCTGAAGGGGCCGCTCGGGCCGCTGCAGCTCCGCATCGCCATGCTCGAGCGGCTCATCGCGCGCGGCGAGCTGCGCGCCATGCCGCAGGAGAAGCTCGTGCAGATCTTCGGCGGCGCGCGCGGGCAGGTGCACCGGCTGGCCACGCTGGTGGACGACCTGCTCGACGTCACCCGGCTCTCCACCAAGCGGTTCCGGCTCGACGTCGCGCCCATGGATCTCGCCGCGGCGGTGCGGGAGGCCGTCGAGCAGCACGCCGCCGACGCCGCCGCGGCGGGGGTGACGCTGCGCGTGGACGCGCCGCGCTCGGTGCTCGGGGCCTGGGACCGCCGCCGCATCGATCAGGTGCTCGAGAACCTCGTCGGCAACGCGCTCAAGTACGCGCCCGGGGCGCCGGTGGAGGTCCGCGTCGAGGCCGACGCCGCGTCCGCGCGCATCCGGGTCCACGACGAGGGCCCCGGCATCCCGCCCGCCGATCAGGAGCGCGTCTTCCACGCCTTCGAGCGCGCCTGCCCTCACCGTGGCGTCGGCGGCCTCGGGGTCGGGCTGTACGTCGTCCGCGAGATCGTCCGCGCGCACGGCGGCTCGGTCTCGGTCGAGAGCGAGCCGGGCCAGGGGACGACGTTCACCGTCACCCTGCCCCGCGGCGCGCCGGCGACGGCGTGA
- a CDS encoding HNH endonuclease signature motif containing protein → MDAALVTAGLDAAALDAALARHAPPRVELPPFTLAEIETWFRGGELEGDAGEHLLVWAARMRGGLDVELAEGLAALKRGDRLAALGCHLDDYAREALDLGKRAAENLARLGAGLCERPLLREALRAGRVRLRAAETILPVAVGEAEAAWVERAVVETVRTLEAAVRAARARGDAPGDAFDGDDDEAWVELRTQLPPDERRVLDEALSLARELEPGSSRIEQLEALAQEYLAEHPGDPDADDSRPLGPGFRARGPEPTRRTATASLGPDGWAALPDVPPVPAPELSFDDGLTAQELDARLRALAECRAGWERIIGLCGYAVKRSGMHRLAGYGSFREYVEERLGLPARTVEQRVALEARLAASPALEEARRRGVSYEKLRVLARLQESDIRQWIPRALEATCVALRREVEGEREGQLRARGKLVASLPRGVGVLLAAAIASVRERHGPALSTGTCLAVIAFHFLATWGDAPGRSPTRSRRIRERDQGWCQVPGCSRHAAHAHHIDFRSHGGSDDPENLVGLCAFHHLRCIHGGFLSVLGRAPGELVWLLGGRIWAGPHRRGADTPGWAAPATC, encoded by the coding sequence ATGGACGCCGCGCTCGTCACCGCCGGATTGGACGCCGCCGCGCTGGACGCGGCGCTGGCGCGCCACGCGCCGCCGCGGGTCGAGCTGCCGCCGTTCACGCTCGCCGAGATCGAAACCTGGTTCCGCGGGGGCGAGCTAGAGGGCGACGCGGGCGAGCACCTCCTCGTCTGGGCGGCGCGGATGCGGGGAGGCCTCGACGTCGAGCTGGCGGAAGGGCTCGCGGCGCTGAAGCGGGGAGACCGGCTGGCGGCGCTGGGCTGCCACCTCGACGACTACGCCCGCGAGGCGCTCGACCTGGGCAAGCGCGCGGCCGAGAACCTGGCGCGGCTGGGCGCGGGGCTGTGCGAGCGGCCGCTGCTCCGCGAGGCGCTGCGCGCGGGGCGGGTGCGGCTCCGGGCGGCGGAGACGATCCTGCCGGTCGCGGTGGGCGAGGCGGAGGCGGCGTGGGTCGAGCGCGCCGTCGTGGAGACGGTCCGGACGCTCGAGGCGGCGGTCCGCGCGGCGCGGGCGCGGGGCGACGCGCCGGGCGATGCGTTCGATGGTGACGATGACGAGGCGTGGGTCGAGCTGCGCACGCAGCTGCCGCCGGACGAGCGGCGCGTGCTGGACGAAGCGCTCTCCCTCGCCCGGGAGCTGGAGCCGGGATCGAGCCGCATCGAGCAGCTCGAGGCGCTGGCCCAGGAGTACCTGGCGGAGCATCCGGGCGATCCGGATGCAGACGACTCGCGCCCGCTGGGTCCGGGGTTTCGGGCGCGAGGCCCCGAGCCGACCCGGCGGACCGCCACGGCGAGCCTGGGGCCAGACGGGTGGGCGGCGCTGCCGGACGTTCCACCCGTGCCCGCGCCGGAGCTCTCGTTCGATGACGGCCTGACGGCGCAGGAGCTCGACGCGCGCCTGCGCGCGCTGGCGGAGTGCCGCGCCGGATGGGAGCGGATCATCGGGTTGTGCGGGTACGCGGTGAAGCGGAGCGGGATGCACCGGCTCGCCGGCTACGGGAGCTTCCGGGAGTACGTGGAGGAGCGGCTGGGGCTGCCGGCACGGACGGTCGAGCAGCGAGTGGCGCTGGAGGCCCGGCTGGCGGCGTCGCCGGCGCTGGAGGAGGCTCGCCGTCGGGGCGTCTCCTACGAGAAGCTGCGGGTCCTGGCGCGGCTGCAGGAGTCCGACATCCGTCAGTGGATACCGAGGGCGCTGGAGGCGACCTGCGTCGCGCTCCGCCGCGAGGTGGAGGGCGAGCGCGAGGGGCAGCTGCGTGCGCGGGGGAAGCTGGTCGCGTCCCTGCCGCGCGGGGTCGGGGTACTGCTCGCGGCGGCCATCGCGTCCGTCCGGGAGCGGCACGGGCCCGCGCTCTCCACCGGAACCTGCCTGGCGGTCATCGCCTTCCACTTCCTCGCGACCTGGGGCGACGCGCCGGGGCGGTCACCGACGCGCTCGCGGCGCATCCGGGAGCGGGATCAGGGCTGGTGCCAGGTGCCGGGCTGCAGCCGGCACGCGGCGCACGCGCACCACATCGACTTCCGCTCGCACGGTGGCAGCGACGACCCGGAGAACCTGGTGGGCCTCTGCGCGTTCCACCACCTTCGCTGCATCCACGGCGGCTTCCTCTCGGTGCTGGGGCGCGCGCCGGGCGAGCTGGTGTGGCTGCTGGGCGGACGGATCTGGGCAGGACCGCACCGGCGCGGCGCGGACACGCCCGGATGGGCCGCGCCGGCGACCTGCTGA